Within Acidobacteriota bacterium, the genomic segment AGGAGGCCATCGCCTCCCGCATCAAGATCCTGGCCAAACTGGACATCGCGGAGAAGCGCCTCCCCCAGGACGGGCGCATCAAGATGCGGATGAAGATCGACAACAAGAGCAAGGAGATCGACTACCGCGTCTCCACGGTGCCCACCCTGTACGGCGAGAAGATCGTCATGCGGCTTCTCGACAAGGAGGGCCTCAAACTCGACATGACCCAACTCGGGTTCGAGGAGGAGAGCCTCAAGAAGTTCGAGCGGGCCATCCTTAAACCCTACGGGATGGTGCTGGTCACGGGCCCCACCGGGTCGGGAAAGACCAACACCCTCTATTCCGCGGTGGGCCGCCTGAACACGCCCGAGACCAACATCATGACCGCCGAGGACCCCGTGGAGTTCAACATCCAGGGGTGCAACCAGGTGCAGATGAAGGAAGGCATCGGGCTCAACTTCGCCTCGGCCCTGAGGGCCTTCCTCCGGCAGGACCCCAACGTGATTCTGGTGGGGGAGATCCGAGATTTCGAGACGGCCGAGATCGGGGTCAAGGCCGCCCTCACCGGGCACATGGTCCTCTCCACCCTCCACACCAACGACGCGCCCTCCACCATCAGCCGGCTCATGAACATGGGCATCGAGCCCTTCCTGGTGGCCACCTCCGTGCACCTCATCCAGGCCCAGCGCCTCATCCGGCGCATCTGCCGGGATTGCAAGGAGGAGGTGCAGTTGCCCCGGAAGGCCCTCCTGGACCTCGGCTACACGGAGGAGGAGGCGGAGACCACGAAGGTGTTCAAGGGGCGCGGCTGCCCCACTTGCAACAACAGCGGCTATAAGGGCCGCACCGCCCTCATGGAAGTCATGGAGATGAGCGACCAGCTCCGCGAGATGGTCCTCATGGGGGCGAACGCCGTGGAGCTCAAACGGCAAGCCCTCGAGGAGGGCATGATCACGTTGCGGCGGTCCGGCCTCATCAAGATCTCGAAGGGAATCACGACCATCGACGAGGTGGTCCGGGAAACCGTCTTGTAGCGGAGGACGCCCATGAGCGTGTCCATCCACCAGCTCCTGAAATTCCTCGTGGAGAACGGGGGCTCGGACCTCCACGTGACCGTAAACTCGCCGCCCCAGGTTCGCATCCACGGAAAGCTGCAGCCCATCGAGGGCATCAAGCCGCTCAGCGCCGCCGAGACCAAACAGCTCTGCTACTCCATCCTCACGGACCAGCAGAAGCACAAGTTCGAGGAGAACCTGGAGCTGGACCTCTCCTTCGGGATCAAGGGCCTCAGCCGCTTCCGCGGCAACATTTTCAGCCAGCGGGGGGCGGTGGCCGGCGCCTTCCGGACCATCCCCTACGAAATCCGCGGCTTTCAGGAGCTCGGCCTCCCCTCCGTGGTCGAGCGGATGGCGGAGAAGCCGAGGGGGCTTATCCTGGTGACGGGACCCACGGGCTCGGGCAAGTCCACCACCCTCGCCGCCATGATCGACAAGGTCAACCGCGAGCGGCACGAGCACATCGTCACCATCGAGGACCCGGTGGAGTACCTCCACCCGCACAAGTCCTGCGTGGTGAACCAGCGCGAAATCGGGGCCGACACCTACTCCTTCAAGAACGCGCTCAAGAGCATCCTCCGCCAGGACCCCGACGTGGTCCTGATCGGCGAGATGCGGGACCTGGAGACCATCGAGGCGGCCCTGAGGATCGCCGAAACCGGGCACCTGACCTTCGCCACCCTCCACACCAACTCGACGGTGGAGACCATCAACCGCATCGTGGACGTCTTCCCGAGCCACCAGCAGTCCCAGGTCCGCACCCAGCTCTCCTTCGTCCTCCAGGGGATCCTGTGCCAGTCCCTCCTGCCCACGCGAGACGGGAAGGGCCGGTGCCTCTCGGTGGAGATCATGGTGCCCAACGCGGCCATCCGGAACCTCATCCGGGAGGACAAGATCCACCAGATCTACTCCATCATGCAGACCGGCCAGACCGGCAGCGGGATGCAGACCTTCAACCAGTCCCTCGCGGACCTCTACCTGCGGGGGAAGCTCGACCTGGAAACCGCCATGTCCAGGTCGTCCATGCCCGACGAACTGCAGGAGCTCATCAACCGGAACATGACGCTTCAGAGCCGCCGCGTGGGCCCTTCCGGCCCCGTGGTTCCTCCGAGGGGGGCCGTCCCGGGCCGTTAGGTCCGGCCTCGTGAAGGGAGGGTGGCACCATGCCCCAATTCGAGTGGAAAGGGCGCAAGCGGACCGGCGAGACGGTCGAAGGCGTCATGGCGGCGGACAGCAAGGAGGGTGTCATCGCCGCCCTGCGCCGCCAGCAAGTCATCGCCACCCGCGTGAAGGAGAAGGGCAAGGAGCTGGCCCTTCCCAAGTTCGGCGGAGGGGTCAAGACCAAGGAACTGGCCATCTTCACCAGGCAGTTCTCGGTCATGATCGACGCCGGCCTGCCGGTGGTCCAGTGCCTGGAAATACTCGGGCAGCAGCAGCAAAACCGGGCCTTTCAGCGGGTCCTCTTCGAGATCCGCGAGGACGTGGAGGCGGGCTCTTCCCTGAACGAGGCCTTCAAGAAGCACCCCAAGGTCTTCGACAACCTCTACTGCAACCTCGTGGCAGCCGGTGAGGCGGGCGGTATTCTCGACACGATCCTCCAGCGGCTCTCGGTCTATATCGAGAAAGCCGTCAAGCTGAAGGCCGCCGTCAAGTCGGCCCTCATCTATCCGACGGTGGTCGTGACGGTGGCCGTCCTGGTGGTCATCGTGATCATGTGGAAGGTGGTTCCCACCTTCGCGAGCCTCTTCGAGGGCCTGGGGGCGAAGCTGCCCCTGCCCACGCGGATCGTGATCGCCATCAGCCACTTCCTCGGGCGCTGGGCCTGGCTCATTTTCCTCATGCTCGTGGCCGTCTTCGTGGCCATCCGGCTCTACTACAAGACGCCGGGCGGGCGGTACGTCATCGACAAGATTCTTCTCAAGCTCCCCGTCTTCGGCATCGTGCTGAAGAAAATCGCCGTGGCGCGCTTTTGCCGCACCCTGGCCACCCTCGTCTCCTCGGGCGTTCCCATCTTGGAGGGGCTGGACATCACGGCCAAGACCTCCGGCAACGCCATCGTGGAAGAGGCCATCATGAAGACGCGAAAGGCCGTCGAGGAGGGGAAGACGCTCACCCAACCGCTGGAGGAGTCCAAGCTCTTCCCGGGGATGGTCACCCAGATGATCGGCGTGGGCGAGAGCACGGGCGCCCTGGACGCCATGCTCTCGAAGATCGCGGACTTTTACGAGGACGAGGTGGACGAGGCGGTGACGAACCTCATGTCCCTGCTGGAGCCCATCATCATCGTCTTCCTGGGCGTGACCATCGGCGGGATCGTCATCGCCATGTACATGCCCCTCTTCACCCTCATCCAGCAGATCCAGTGAGGATGGAGACAGGGAATCCGGGAAGCGGAGAATCCGGGAAAACGATCGAGGGCGCCGGGCGGCGCCCTCGCTTTTTCCCTGCCCCCTGAGGGCGGGGAGGCATCGAGGGTCCCGGGATGGAGCCCCTAGAGCACCAAGCCGTCCGGCTGATGGTGTACCGGATGGTCGTGGTCTTCACCTTCTTCCTCAGCGCCCTCGCGGTGCAGGCCTTCGTGGGCGGCGAGTCCTTTCTGCGGCCCTTCTACTACCTCATCGCCTTCATCCTCGCCCTGAACCTTCTCCACCTGGTCCTCTTCCTCACCGCGCGCACGCTCCGCGCCAGGCCCCTTTTCCTGTATCTCCAGATCTTGGGCGATATCCTCGGCGTGACCCTGCTGTGCTTCCTCACCGGCGGGTTCGCCAGCCTCTTCACCTTCCTGTACCAGGTCCTCATCGTCGTGGGCGGGTACCTTCTCAAGCGGAGGGGTGCCTTCGTGGTGGCTTCCCTCGACGCCCTGTTGTTCGGGCTCCTCTGCGTCTCCCTCCTTTACGGGTGGATCGATCCTTCCAGACTGGGCGCCGAGTTCCCCTTCGACCCCCCCACGGCGGAGTCCGCCTTCCACGCCCTGGTGGCCCACTACGTGGGCTTCTACCTCGTGGCCGCCCTGATGGGGCTGGTGTCGGGACGCTTCGAGACCGCGCGCCGCGCCCTGGGCGAAGCCGAGATGGACCTTCGTCGGGCGAGGATGTTCACCGAACAGCTCGTTTCCTCCCTGGCCTGGGGTGTGATCACCACGGACGCGGGGGGAACGGTCACCTTCTCCAACCCGGCCGGCATGCGCCTGCTCGGAGAGACCCTTCCCGCCGGCTGGATCCTGGCCGACCGCCTCCGGGCCATGGGATACGAAGGGCCTTCCCCGTTCCCGGAAGAGGGGGCCGGCGAGCGGGAGGTGGAGATCGCGCTTCCCGAAGGACGCCATCTGGGTCTCGTCGTGGCGCACCTCCGGTCGGGCGCCTCCCCGGTGGGGTACCTCGTTCTCGTGAGGGACCAGACGGAGGTCGTGGGGCTCCGGGAGGAGCTGGCCCTGAAAGACAGGCTTCTGGCGGTGGGCACCATGGCGGCGGACATCGCCCACGAGATCAAGAACCCCTTGGGGAGCATCTCGGGAGCCGCCCAGATGCTGGCCAAGCGCTACGCGGCGGGGACCCAGGAGGGGGACCTCTTCAAGATCATCGAGGAGGAGAGCCGCCGCCTCTCGGAGATCCTGAACAACTTCATGCGCTACGTGAAGCCGCCGCCCCTTCAGAAGGTGTCCCTGGACCTCCGCTCCCTGGCCTCCGACGTGGTCACCCTCTTCAAGAGCGACCCCGAGTGCGCCCGGTCCCTGACGGTGGAGGCGGACCTTCCCGAGGGGCCCGTGCCCGTGATGGGCGACCCGGACCGCCTCCGCCAGGCCCTCTGGAACCTCCTCCAGAACGCCCGCAAGGCCGTGCCCGGCAAGGGCCGCATCCGCGTCGCCTTAACCCTCGAGGGTCTGAACGCTATACTGGATGTGGAGGACGACGGAGTGGGGATGCGCCAGGACGAGATCCAGTCCTACTTCCATCCGTTCCGCCACGGCTTCCGGAAGGGCCTGGGCCTGGGCCTCACGGTGGTTCACCAGGTGGCCCAGGAACACGACGGCCGGGTCGTCATCCGCAGCGTCTACGGAAGCGGCACCCAGTGCCGTCTCATCCTCCCCGCGGAGCCCCCCCATGCCTGAGCGCATTCTCGTCGTGGACGACGAAGCCTCCATGCGGAAGATGCTCGAGATCCTCTTCCGCGAGGAGGGCTACGGGGTGGTCACGGCGGCGAGCGCCGAGGAGGCCCTTCGGGCCTTGGCCCACTCGCCCTTCGAACTGGTCCTCTCGGACATCCGCATGCCGGGGCTCTCGGGGCTCGAACTCCTCAAGCGGATCCGCCAGGAGGAGGCCCCCACCGAGGTCATCCTCATGACGGCCTACTCGAGCACCGAATCGGCCATCGAGGCCCTCCGGCTCGGCGCCTTCGATTACATCACCAAGCCCTTCCAGGTGGAGGAACTCAGCAACATCGTCCGCCACGCCTTCGAGAAGCGGCGCCTGGCGGAAGAAAACGTCCTCCTGCGGGAGGAGCTGGCCCGGAAGGAACAGTTCGGGGGCCTCGTGGCGGCGAACTCCCGGATGAAGGCGGTCTTCGCCCTCATCGAAAGGGTGGCCCCGACCCCCAGCACGATTCTGATCCGGGGGGAGAGCGGCACCGGAAAGGAACTCGTGGCGAGGACCTTGCACCAGCGCTCCCCCCGTGCGCGGCGGCCTTTTGTCCCCGTGAACTGCGGCGGGATCCCCGAAACCCTCCTCGAGAGCGAACTCTTCGGTCACGTGAAGGGCGCCTTCACCGGAGCCCACGCTTCCAAGAAGGGACTCTTCGACACCGCCCAGGGAGGAACCCTCTTCCTGGACGAAATCGCCGAGATGTCCCCGGCCATGCAGGTCAAGCTCCTTCGGGCCCTCCAGGAGCGGACCGTCCGTCCCGTGGGAGGCGAGGAGGAGCACCCGACGGACGTCCGGGTCGTGGCGGCCACCAACCAGGACATCCCCCGGCTCATCCAGGAGAAGCGCTTTCGCGAGGACCTCTATTACCGCATCAACGTCATCACGGTCTCGCTCCCGCCCCTGAGGGAGCGGCGGGAGGACATCCCCCTCCTGGCGCGCCATTTCCTCGAAAAGTACGCCCGCCTCATGGGCCGGGAGGTTCCCTCCCTGAGCGCCGAGGCCCTAAGGCGGATGGAGTCCTACCCCTGGCCCGGGAACGTCCGGGAACTCGAGAATTGCATGGAGAGGGCCATGGCCCTGTGCGATGGGGACCAGATCGACCTCCGCCACCTGCCCGACCCCCTCCTGGGAGCCCGCCCCCTGCCCGATCTCGCCGGAGTCCAGATTCCCGAAGAGGGCTTCTCGCTGACGGATACCCTGGAGGGGATCCGCGCGGCCTACTTGAAGCGGGCCCTGGACCTCGAGGGCGGAATCATGACCCGGGCCGCGGCCCGGCTCGGCATCACCTTCCGATCCATGCGGTACTTCGTGAAGAAATACGGACTGCAGGCCAGGGAGGCGTGAGGAGAGGATTTCGAATTTCGGATTTCGAATTTGGGGTTCTTGGATTTCGAGGCGCGAATCCCGCAATGGACGCTCGGGGAATCCGGAGCGGGGGATCGAAGGGAGTTTCCGAGGGATGAAGAACGAAACGGCGCCCGCGCCCGAATTGAGCCTCCTGATCCCCCTCTTCAACGAGGAGGGAAACCTGGAGCCCCTCCTCGACCGCATCGAATCGGTCATGGAGGGCCTGAACAAGACCTACGAGGTGGTGCTGGTGGACGACGGGTCCACGGACGCCACGCCCAGGCTCCTCGAAAAGGCCGCGCGGGAAAGGAAGGGATTGCGGGTCGTCTTCTTCCGGCGTAACTCGGGGCAGACCGCGGCCCTCGCGGCGGCCATCGAGCACGCGCGCGCCGCCACCCTCATCCCCCTGGACGGAGACCTACAGAACGACCCCGGCGACATCCCCCGCCTCCTCGCCAAACTGGACGAGGGCTACGATGTGGCCAGCGGATGGCGGCGCCATCGCCAGGACCCCTTCCTCACGCGCATCCTGCCCTCCAAGCTGGCCAACCGGATCATCTCCCTCATTTCGGGCGTCCACCTCCACGATTACGGGTGCACGCTCAAGGCCTACCGGCGGGAGGTCCTCCAGCCCACCCACCTCATCGGGGAGATGCACCGCTTCATCCCCGTC encodes:
- a CDS encoding ATPase, T2SS/T4P/T4SS family — encoded protein: EAIASRIKILAKLDIAEKRLPQDGRIKMRMKIDNKSKEIDYRVSTVPTLYGEKIVMRLLDKEGLKLDMTQLGFEEESLKKFERAILKPYGMVLVTGPTGSGKTNTLYSAVGRLNTPETNIMTAEDPVEFNIQGCNQVQMKEGIGLNFASALRAFLRQDPNVILVGEIRDFETAEIGVKAALTGHMVLSTLHTNDAPSTISRLMNMGIEPFLVATSVHLIQAQRLIRRICRDCKEEVQLPRKALLDLGYTEEEAETTKVFKGRGCPTCNNSGYKGRTALMEVMEMSDQLREMVLMGANAVELKRQALEEGMITLRRSGLIKISKGITTIDEVVRETVL
- a CDS encoding ATP-binding protein, whose protein sequence is MEPLEHQAVRLMVYRMVVVFTFFLSALAVQAFVGGESFLRPFYYLIAFILALNLLHLVLFLTARTLRARPLFLYLQILGDILGVTLLCFLTGGFASLFTFLYQVLIVVGGYLLKRRGAFVVASLDALLFGLLCVSLLYGWIDPSRLGAEFPFDPPTAESAFHALVAHYVGFYLVAALMGLVSGRFETARRALGEAEMDLRRARMFTEQLVSSLAWGVITTDAGGTVTFSNPAGMRLLGETLPAGWILADRLRAMGYEGPSPFPEEGAGEREVEIALPEGRHLGLVVAHLRSGASPVGYLVLVRDQTEVVGLREELALKDRLLAVGTMAADIAHEIKNPLGSISGAAQMLAKRYAAGTQEGDLFKIIEEESRRLSEILNNFMRYVKPPPLQKVSLDLRSLASDVVTLFKSDPECARSLTVEADLPEGPVPVMGDPDRLRQALWNLLQNARKAVPGKGRIRVALTLEGLNAILDVEDDGVGMRQDEIQSYFHPFRHGFRKGLGLGLTVVHQVAQEHDGRVVIRSVYGSGTQCRLILPAEPPHA
- a CDS encoding type IV pilus twitching motility protein PilT codes for the protein MSVSIHQLLKFLVENGGSDLHVTVNSPPQVRIHGKLQPIEGIKPLSAAETKQLCYSILTDQQKHKFEENLELDLSFGIKGLSRFRGNIFSQRGAVAGAFRTIPYEIRGFQELGLPSVVERMAEKPRGLILVTGPTGSGKSTTLAAMIDKVNRERHEHIVTIEDPVEYLHPHKSCVVNQREIGADTYSFKNALKSILRQDPDVVLIGEMRDLETIEAALRIAETGHLTFATLHTNSTVETINRIVDVFPSHQQSQVRTQLSFVLQGILCQSLLPTRDGKGRCLSVEIMVPNAAIRNLIREDKIHQIYSIMQTGQTGSGMQTFNQSLADLYLRGKLDLETAMSRSSMPDELQELINRNMTLQSRRVGPSGPVVPPRGAVPGR
- a CDS encoding glycosyltransferase family 2 protein, with the translated sequence MKNETAPAPELSLLIPLFNEEGNLEPLLDRIESVMEGLNKTYEVVLVDDGSTDATPRLLEKAARERKGLRVVFFRRNSGQTAALAAAIEHARAATLIPLDGDLQNDPGDIPRLLAKLDEGYDVASGWRRHRQDPFLTRILPSKLANRIISLISGVHLHDYGCTLKAYRREVLQPTHLIGEMHRFIPVLASWQGARVAEVEVAHHPRATGKSKYGLGRTLKVILDLLTIKFMGSFLTKPIYAFGGTGFALLFLSGLLFLFTLWEKIAADVWVHRNPVFLIAIFSALVGLQLVMMGLLGELLIRIYFASLKSTPYVISRVLESPCAESPGSSDRDAPTATS
- a CDS encoding sigma-54 dependent transcriptional regulator, coding for MPERILVVDDEASMRKMLEILFREEGYGVVTAASAEEALRALAHSPFELVLSDIRMPGLSGLELLKRIRQEEAPTEVILMTAYSSTESAIEALRLGAFDYITKPFQVEELSNIVRHAFEKRRLAEENVLLREELARKEQFGGLVAANSRMKAVFALIERVAPTPSTILIRGESGTGKELVARTLHQRSPRARRPFVPVNCGGIPETLLESELFGHVKGAFTGAHASKKGLFDTAQGGTLFLDEIAEMSPAMQVKLLRALQERTVRPVGGEEEHPTDVRVVAATNQDIPRLIQEKRFREDLYYRINVITVSLPPLRERREDIPLLARHFLEKYARLMGREVPSLSAEALRRMESYPWPGNVRELENCMERAMALCDGDQIDLRHLPDPLLGARPLPDLAGVQIPEEGFSLTDTLEGIRAAYLKRALDLEGGIMTRAAARLGITFRSMRYFVKKYGLQAREA
- a CDS encoding type II secretion system F family protein, which encodes MPQFEWKGRKRTGETVEGVMAADSKEGVIAALRRQQVIATRVKEKGKELALPKFGGGVKTKELAIFTRQFSVMIDAGLPVVQCLEILGQQQQNRAFQRVLFEIREDVEAGSSLNEAFKKHPKVFDNLYCNLVAAGEAGGILDTILQRLSVYIEKAVKLKAAVKSALIYPTVVVTVAVLVVIVIMWKVVPTFASLFEGLGAKLPLPTRIVIAISHFLGRWAWLIFLMLVAVFVAIRLYYKTPGGRYVIDKILLKLPVFGIVLKKIAVARFCRTLATLVSSGVPILEGLDITAKTSGNAIVEEAIMKTRKAVEEGKTLTQPLEESKLFPGMVTQMIGVGESTGALDAMLSKIADFYEDEVDEAVTNLMSLLEPIIIVFLGVTIGGIVIAMYMPLFTLIQQIQ